The sequence AGAAGATTCGGCAGTGGGCGAAAGAACATAGACTGGACGTTGCCGGCGGCAGGGTCCGGCGGACGTCGTCGCGATTCTGCCTGGGCGTCGAGCACGGTGACTACAACGGCACCGAGTTGTTCGGCGTGGGCACCGACCGCTTCATCTGGATGGCCTACAAGCCCAACGGGACCAGTCGCATCCGTCTGTTCAGCGGCAACTTCCCCGACGACGGGGTCATCGAGCACACCATCGGGCATGTCCCGGAGCCCAAGTCGGCGGCTATCGCGCAGACGTGGGGCCGGTTCCCCTACGGCGTCGACTACATCCTGCGGCGTGAGGGGTTCCAACTCACCCAGGGGATCGACGCAGTCCTCTACGGCAACATCCCCGGCGGCGGCATGAGCCGCTCGGCGTCGCTGTGCATCAACCTGATCCTCTCGCTGTTCGATGCGAACAAAATCCAGGTCGCCAGAGATATCCAGATCGTGGACCTGGCCCAGGCGGTCGAGAACGACTACATCGGCTCACCCTGCGGCAAGCTCGACCAGACGATGGTCCTGTTCGCCCGCGAAGGTATGGGAACATACTACAATCCGTCCGACCGCTCGATCGAGTATGTGCCGATGGGCGCGGGCGCAACCGATTTCCGGATCATGGTGCTCGACACGGGCACCGACCGTCCCGGCCTGGAGAAATCGACGTACGCTGTGCGCCGACGCGAATGCGAAGAGCTGGTCGCCATCCTGAAAAGGACCGAATTCCCGGTCTCCTGCCTGGCCGACATCAAGGACGAGGCGGTCTACCGGAAGATCG comes from Anaerobaca lacustris and encodes:
- a CDS encoding galactokinase, whose translation is MKLTQEGQAALEKIRQWAKEHRLDVAGGRVRRTSSRFCLGVEHGDYNGTELFGVGTDRFIWMAYKPNGTSRIRLFSGNFPDDGVIEHTIGHVPEPKSAAIAQTWGRFPYGVDYILRREGFQLTQGIDAVLYGNIPGGGMSRSASLCINLILSLFDANKIQVARDIQIVDLAQAVENDYIGSPCGKLDQTMVLFAREGMGTYYNPSDRSIEYVPMGAGATDFRIMVLDTGTDRPGLEKSTYAVRRRECEELVAILKRTEFPVSCLADIKDEAVYRKIVTQFGAKFPDLCARLTYIFGAQQRFYQMLEAWKAGDIETVGAIFRQDGIGLRDDYKISGPELETMCDIVRTVPGVLGERMLGGGDKGASGALVRAEGVEAVREAVQTAYPRSRPDFADKFAVHTCKVVDGVKVFDGEL